A single Gambusia affinis linkage group LG22, SWU_Gaff_1.0, whole genome shotgun sequence DNA region contains:
- the LOC122825782 gene encoding rho-associated protein kinase 2-like isoform X2 — translation MLGAESRVESRLKKLESMVKSPLSSLNLSTLLDSMNALALDLNYPVLRKNKNIEAFLNRYEKLVNELQELQVKLDDFQKVKLIGRGAYGEVQLVRHKASKKVYAMKQLSKFEMIKRSDSAFFWEERHIMAFSNSPWIVQLCCAFQDDLNLYMVMEFMPGGDVVNLTINYDIPEKWARFYIAELVLALDAIHSMGFIHRDIKPDNMLLDQHGHLKLADFGTCMRMNSSGMVHCETAVGTPDYISPEVLQSQGGDGTYGRECDWWSVGVSLYELLVGETPFYAESLIGTYGKIMNHHNALVFPEDVEMSQNAKDLISAFLTDRKVRLGRTGVDEIKRHSFFKDDQWTFDNIRDTVAPVVPELNSDIDTSNFDEIEVEKGTAETFPPPRAFAGNQLPFIGFTYFKEDQLLSGTGSSLEEDSDDCKENCKDTENSADSKKDLQKKVKQLEEQLDHEMQAKDELEQKCRNATNRLDKLVNELDKEMNSRQKVEASMRQLERERALLQHQSAENLRKVEMEADRKRILENELNNLRDQLEDLKKRNQHSQIANEKNIQLQKQLVEANDALQAEQEAVARLKRSQAEAQKQAQSLEVSLREMEKKCSGLEESKAEQEKQMRGLQVELEEERREQFLRTETLADLQGTISRLEDEVKEVKSSLSKVNSEKTELLTKLNILEKEKNNQAIDLMFQLKSLQQSLEQEEAEHKATKAKLADKRETYKSIEETKSEALKGMESTLQEERNLKLQVEEQLLQLRKEHSMLDCDHKQAEQKLEELQAQKEKLSEEVMDLTLRLEQETRKRSLSQSDLKAQKQQVSALTSSEKQLKQKLNQLLDMKQSLEKQNLELQREKQEADGQLKELKDQLEAEQYFTTLYKTQIRELKDECNEKNKMYKEVLQQLAEYQEERDSLATQLESSLTKADSEQLARSIAEEQYSLLEKEKIMKELEIKDMMARHKQELSEKEATIGSLEESNRTLTVDVANLASEKEELNNQLKDLQQELQKAKELKKELDNLKVSFERQVQTERTLKIQAVNKLAEVMNQKQKGRGGGRAVDSEVHKKEKENRKLQLELKTERQNLNSIIFKHQKELDDMQAMMVEETHMRQELQMALDSKDSDIERLRCQITSLSVHSLDSTSISSINDLEMGDGFPDSRLEDWISLPSKNTKRFGWDKKYVVVSSKKILFYNSQLDQEQANPFMTLDIEKLFHVRPITQTDCYRADVKEIPRIFQILYAKEGESKRNQETVEEPAPCERSNYILHKGHEFITTLYHLPCSCEACVRPLWNVFKPPAALECRCCHTKYHKDHLEKKEDVIPPCKVNYDMSTAKELLLLTSSQTEQQRWVNHLIKRIPKKNPTLSPPPVARNSPTESLPYSSPHMSPESSPKDSPRLSHRRAMKIPSTRQPQTSDKSSTGPMLRIILH, via the exons GATTCCATGAATGCCTTAGCTCTTGATCTCAACTATCCAGTCCTGCGAAAGAACAAGAACATTGAGGCCTTTTTGAACAGAT ATGAGAAGCTGGTGAATGAACTGCAAGAGCTGCAGGTGAAGCTTGACGACTTTCAAAAAGTGAAGTTGATCGGGAGAGGAGCCTATGGTGAAGTGCAGCTG GTCCGTCACAAGGCATCGAAGAAGGTTTACGCCATGAAGCAGCTCAGCAAGTTTGAAATGATCAAAAGGTCGGACTCGGCCTTCTTTTGGGAGGAGAGACACATCATGGCGTTTTCCAACAGTCCCTGGATTGTTCAG CTTTGCTGCGCTTTCCAAGATGATCTGAACCTCTACATGGTGATGGAGTTTATGCCTGGCGGAGATGTGGTCAATCTCACCATAAACTACGACATCCCCGAGAAGTGGGCTCGCTTCTACATAGCTGAGTTGGTCCTGGCACTGGATGCCATCCACTCTATGGGTTTCATCCACCGCGACATTAAACCAGACAACATGCTGCTGGACCAGCACGGACACCTCAAACTAGCCGACTTTGGCACCTGCATGAGGATGAACTCG TCTGGTATGGTGCACTGTGAGACAGCTGTGGGCACACCAGACTACATCTCTCCTGAGGTGCTTCAGTCTCAAGGCGGTGATGGGACCTATGGTCGGGAATGTGACTGGTGGTCTGTTGGAGTTTCTCTGTATGAATTGCTTGTTG GCGAAACTCCGTTCTATGCCGAGTCTCTCATCGGAACGTATGGGAAGATCATGAACCACCATAACGCTCTGGTCTTTCCGGAAGATGTGGAGATGTCTCAGAATGCCAAAGATCTCATAAGCGCCTTTCTCACTGACAG GAAGGTTCGACTGGGCCGCACCGGAGTGGATGAGATCAAACGTCACTCCTTCTTCAAGGACGACCAGTGGACCTTTGACAACATCCGTGACA CTGTGGCTCCAGTGGTTCCAGAGCTGAACAGCGACATAGACACCAGTAACTTTGATGAAATAGAGGTGGAAAAGGGAACTGCTGAGACTTTTCCTCCTCCCAGAGCGTTTGCGGGCAACCAGCTACCATTTATCGGCTTCACTTATTTCAAGGAGGATCA GCTCCTGAGCGGAACAGGCAGCAGCCTTGAGGAGGATTCAGACGACTGTAAGGAAAACTGTAAGGATACAGAAAATTCTGCGGATAGCAAAAAAGAC ctgcagaaaaaggttaagcagctggaggagcagctcGATCATGAGATGCAGGCCAAAGATGAACTGGAGCAGAAGTGCAG aaaTGCCACCAATCGTTTAGACAAGCTGGTCAATGAACTGGATAAGGAG ATGAACAGTCGGCAGAAAGTAGAAGCTTCCATGAGGCAGCTGGAGCGAGAGCGAGCCCTGCTGCAGCACCAGAGTGCAGAGAACCTCCGCAAGGTGGAGATGGAGGCAGACAGGAAGCGCATCCTGGAAAACGAAT taaacaaCTTGAGGGACCAATTGGAGGACCTAAAGAAGAGGAACCAACACTCACAAATAGCTAATgagaaaaacatccagctgCAAAAGCAG CTCGTTGAGGCCAATGATGCCCTGCAGGCTGAGCAGGAGGCGGTGGCTCGGCTGAAGAGGAGCCAGGCGGAGGCACAGAAACAAGCCCAAAGCCTCGAAGTCAGCCTCAGGGAGATGGAGAAAAAGTGCAGCGGACTGGAAGAGAGCAAGGCGGAGCAGGAGAAGCAGATGAGGGGGCTGCAAGttgagctggaggaggagaggagagaacaATTCCTCAGGACGGAGACCCTCGCTGACCTGCAGG GAACAATTTCACGCCTAGAAGACGAAGTGAAGGAGGTGAAATCTTCTCTTTCCAAAGTCAACAGTGAAAAAACGGAACTACTGACAAAGCTAAATATTCTCGAAAAG gaaaaaaacaaccaagcCATTGACCTAATGTTCCAGCTCAAGTCGCTCCAGCAGAGTctggagcaggaggaggcaGAACATAAGGCTACTAAAGCTAAACTCGCAGATAAAAGGGAAACCTACAAATCCATCGAGGAGACCAAATCTGAGGCCTTAAAAG GGATGGAGAGCACCTTGCAGGAGGAGCGCAACTTGAAGCTGCAGGTGGAAGAACAACTGCTGCAACTAAGGAAGGAGCACTCCATGCTAGACTGTGATCACAAGCAAGCAGAACAAAAGCTGGAGGAGTTGCAGGCACAAAAGGAGAAACTTTCTGAAGAG GTGATGGACCTCACCCTCCGCCTGGAGCAGGAGACCCGCAAGCGAAGTCTGAGCCAATCCGATCTGAAAGCGCAGAAACAGCAGGTGTCGGCGCTCACCTCCTCGGAGAAACAGCTCAAACAGAAACTCAACCAACTGCTGGACATGAAGCAGAGCCTGGAGAAGCAGAACCTGGAGCTACAGAG GGAAAAGCAAGAGGCTGATGGCCAGCTGAAGGAACTGAAGGACCAGCTGGAGGCAGAGCAGTATTTCACA ACCCTTTACAAGACACAGATTCGTGAGCTGAAGGATGAATGCAATGAGAAGAATAAGATGTATAAAgaggtgctgcagcagctggcagAATACCAGGAGGAAAG GGATTCTCTGGCAACACAGCTGGAAAGCAGTTTGACCAAAGCGGATTCTGAACAACTGGCTCGCTCCATCGCCGAGGAGCAATACTCGCTACTGGAGAAGGAGAAGATCATGAAGGAGCTGGAGATCAAGGACATGATGGCGAGACACAAACAGGAGTTGAGTGAGAAGGAGGCCACCATCGGCTCG CTGGAGGAGTCCAACCGAACTTTGACAGTGGATGTGGCCAACCTGGCCAGTGAGAAAGAAGAGCTGAACAACCAGCTCAAAGACCTGCAGCAAG AACTGCAAAAAGCCAAAGAGTTGAAGAAGGAGCTGGATAATCTAAAAGTGTCTTTTGAAAGACAAGTACAGACTGAAAGGACTCTGAAAATTCAG GCTGTGAACAAGCTGGCCGAGGTGATGAACCAGAAGCAAAAGGGGCGAGGGGGCGGCCGAGCTGTCGACTCCGAGGTGCacaagaaggagaaggagaacaggaagctgcagctggagctgaAAACAGAGAGGCAGAACCTTAACAGCATCATCTTCAAACACCAGAAGGAGCTGGATGACATGCAGGCG ATGATGGTCGAAGAGACCCACATGCGCCAGGAGCTGCAGATGGCTTTGGACAGTAAAGACAGCGACATCGAGCGGCTTCGGTGTCAGATCACGTCCCTTAGTGTTCACTCTCTGGACTCCACCAGCATCAGCAGCATCAATGATTTGGAAATGGGGGACGGATTCCCAG ATTCCAGGCTGGAGGACTGGATCTCACTTCCTTCCAAGAACACAAAGCGATTTGGCTGGGACAAAAAA taTGTGGTCGTAAGCAGTaagaaaatcttgttttacAACAGTCAATTGGACCAAGAACAAGCTAACCCGTTCATGACCCTGGACATTGA AAAGCTGTTCCACGTTCGACCCATCACTCAAACTGACTGTTACCGAGCAGACGTCAAAGAAATCCCTAGAATATTCCAG aTCTTGTATGCCAAGGAGGGCGAGAGCAAACGCAACCAAGAGACCGTGGAGGAGCCCGCACCTTGTGAACGTTCCAATTACATCCTGCACAAAGGTCATGAGTTCATCACCACCCTGTACCACTTGCCCTGCAGCTGTGAGGCTTGCGTGCGACCCCTGTGGAATGTCTTCAAGCCTCCGGCGGCCCTTGAGTGCCGCTGCTGCCATACAAAGTACCACAAAGACCATCTGGAGAAGAAAGAAGATGTTATTCCTCCATGCAAAG TGAACTACGACATGTCCACTGCCAAAGAGCTGCTACTGCTGACCAGCTCCCAGACGGAACAGCAGCGTTGGGTCAATCACCTCATCAAGCGCATCCCGAAGAAAAACCCAACACTAAGTCCTCCGCCGGTAGCACGGAACAGCCCAACTGAATCCCTGCCATACTCCTCTCCTCACATGTCGCCGGAGTCTTCCCCCAAGGACTCTCCTCGCCTGTCCCACCGCCGTGCCATGAAAATCCCGTCCACCAGACAGCCACAGACGTCCGACAAGTCCAG CACTGGCCCTATGCTCCGCATCATCCTCCACTGA